The genomic DNA TTTAGTTTTGGTCGCTGCTTCAATGTTCGGAGTGTTGTCCTACCATTGGCTATAACGCAGCGCTTGACGAAGTTCCGAGAAAAAAAAGAGGATACCAAAATTTATTTTGGGATTCCGGTGTTTTTTTTCTCGGAATCTAATTTTGTCAAGCGCTGCGTTGTGCGTTCGTGCTACTCTCTGCATCATGGTCTGCGTATTATTTTATTTGCAATACTCGTTTAAAAAATTTTGTGCATCGCTATATCCTAATTCAACAGCTTTCTGCCAGTCGCTGCAAGCACCTTTCAAATCGTCCATGTCCTTTTTTACAAAACCTCGGTTGACATAAGCACCAACATTATCGTCTTTTAGTTTTATGGCTTTGTCAAAATCCTTTAATGCTTCTTTATATTTCTTTTGTTTGTAGTAAACGAATGCACGATTATTATAAGCATCAGGATATTCTTTGTTTGTAGCAATTGCATTCGTGTAATCAGAAATTGCTCCTTCAAAATCGCTTGTCATGTCTTTGCAATATCCTCTCTCAAAATATGCCTCGGCAAGACGATACTTTAGCTCAATTGTCTTGTTAAAATCTTCAATAGCCCCTTTGAAATCTTCCATCAAACTTTTTGTGTATGCCCTGTTAAAATAGAATTGTCCTTTGGGTTCCAACTCAATTGCTTTATTCAAATCCTCAATTGCACCTTGAAAATCTTTTGCTTTTACCTTTTCAATGCTTCGCAAGTTATATTCAGTAGCGGATGATAATGGTTTGTTTGGGTCAGTAATTTTCATACACAATTCATCACCCCATGCACCCTTCTTTTTCAATTTACCCATGTCCATGTTTGGAGCACCATTGTTGAAAGTCGTGATTGCAGGGTCAAATGTTCCGTAAAGTGCAAAGGACTTTTTTATAAGCATGGGCATGTCAACTGTGTCAAGTTTGGTGGCAAGTGTCTTTACAGTTTCAATAACTTGTTCCTTGTTGTCGGGAAAAAGGTTGATGTAAAACCAAATTGCTTTTTCATATTCTCCTTTCGTTTCAAATTCTTTTGCCTTCTCAAAAGTGTATTTGTCAGGATACATTTCCTTATCATCCTTTGTTGTCTGTCCGAATGAAAGGTTACAAGTCAGCAGTAAAGCTGTAAGAAGTAAAGTGGTATGTTTCATTTTTCTATCGTTTGATTTTAGCATGACTGTTTCAAGTTAGCACTGTCCCCAAGCATGACGCACAACGCAGCGCTTGACGAAGTTCCGAGAAAAAAAAGAGGATACCAAAATTTATTTTGGGATTCCGGTGTTTTTTTTCTCGGAATCTAATTTTGTCAAGTGTTTTGTTGGGCGACGTTAGCCGGAACGGCGAGCGGTGCGAGCCGCAGCCGGCGCAAAGCCCAGGCGTATCTTAGACAAAATTAGGTCAAGCGCTGCGTTGAGCGACATTTGTTTTGGATGGGAGTGTTTGCGCAGCAAAACACAAAGAACAAAACTACGCCGCAGGCGTAATGTCGCTCAACGGTTGGTGGCTTTGCGAGGGCGGCACTTTTAGCCGAAATATCCAAGAGAATACCGAACTCCAAATATACGAAAAAGTTTCAATCGGAGACGGTTCCTGCCGCTCTTGCAAAACCACTTGTTAGCAACAGGGCTTTTTGTCAGTTTTGTATGTTTGTAAAGTCAAAAATTAAGTGTTTCAGTGTCCCGATGTCTGAATGGTTAGATTCGTAAATTGCTTTCAGAAGTTTGCCCGATTTTAAGTTTAGAACTTCTGTATTTCGTTTGTCTTTTTCCAACAAGGAGTTTATTCCGTTTACCGTTTCATCAGTTTTGCCTTCAAGCAAATAACCTATCAAACTACCATTTTCGTATTTTCCCGAAACAAAATTATTTATTCCTGTGTCAATATATCTGCGTTTTAATACGGAATCATTTTGTTTTAAATTTTTCGCTTCAAAAAAATATTCATATTCGTAAGTTGATATGAAAGATGTTAGTCTAAAATCTATTCTTGAATCTTTATCTGCAAACCCTTTTTCTTTTGAAATTTTCTCATTTGGAATATGGGCTTCAACATTAGTTGAAACTTTCCATTTCAGTCTTAACGGATTTGCTTTTATACACTTGTGTATTTCGGAAGAAATATCATTTTCATTCCAATCTAATTGTATGACTTTTTCGGTTAAAGAAGTTTGATATGCTTCGATGATTAACCGAAAACATTTTTGCTCAAAAGCATTTCTAAATTTATTATAAACTGTCGTATTCAATGCCATTGCTAATTCTCATTTAAAATTTCAAGAATTAACTCTTGGGCATCTTCTATTGCCATTGATTTTGACCAAAATCTACGTTGGTTAGGACGAATGATATAAATATCATCATCTGTTTTATAGTTCAGTTTTTTTCTAAAAAAGATACTGTTTGATTTTTCCTCCCATAAATGTTGGTCTATCTTTTTTAGTTCGTCATCAACAAACTCTTTAGATGTAACTACTTCCTTTTGTTGCTTAGCAAAAGAAATTTTAATCATCATCAAAGGTGTAAACCTATTTATATTATAAACAGTAGCATTTACAAATAAATCCTGTCCGTCAAGAAATTCATTAAGCTCACTACTGATGGTCTTCCCATATTCTGTTATCTGTTCTGAAATAACAGAATAAAGTGCAATTGATTTTTCTTTATTCTCGAAAAGGTCGATTGAATAATTAATCGAATCATCAATAGCCCATTTATCAGAATCTGAGAATAAAAATAAATCTTGTAAAATGATTTTATTAATTTCAGCCTCAATGGGTTTTGTTTTTACAAAATCAAAATCATCTTGAATCAATTTTA from Bacteroidia bacterium includes the following:
- a CDS encoding tetratricopeptide repeat protein, with protein sequence MKHTTLLLTALLLTCNLSFGQTTKDDKEMYPDKYTFEKAKEFETKGEYEKAIWFYINLFPDNKEQVIETVKTLATKLDTVDMPMLIKKSFALYGTFDPAITTFNNGAPNMDMGKLKKKGAWGDELCMKITDPNKPLSSATEYNLRSIEKVKAKDFQGAIEDLNKAIELEPKGQFYFNRAYTKSLMEDFKGAIEDFNKTIELKYRLAEAYFERGYCKDMTSDFEGAISDYTNAIATNKEYPDAYNNRAFVYYKQKKYKEALKDFDKAIKLKDDNVGAYVNRGFVKKDMDDLKGACSDWQKAVELGYSDAQNFLNEYCK